One Telluria mixta DNA window includes the following coding sequences:
- the trmL gene encoding tRNA (uridine(34)/cytosine(34)/5-carboxymethylaminomethyluridine(34)-2'-O)-methyltransferase TrmL — protein MFHVVLVEPEIPPNTGNVIRLCANTGAQLHLVEPLGFPLDDAKMRRAGLDYHDYATMKVHKNWDAFLADTQPDPTRMFAMTTHGSSPFADAAFRPGDVFVFGAESRGLDPALRESFPPAQRIRLPMMPGNRSLNLSNTVAVVVYEAWRQNGYAGGG, from the coding sequence TTGTTTCACGTCGTACTGGTCGAACCCGAGATCCCGCCCAACACGGGCAACGTCATCCGCCTGTGCGCGAACACGGGGGCGCAGCTGCACCTGGTCGAGCCGCTCGGCTTCCCGCTGGACGATGCCAAGATGCGCCGCGCCGGTCTCGACTACCACGATTACGCCACGATGAAGGTCCACAAGAACTGGGACGCCTTCCTGGCCGACACGCAGCCGGACCCCACGCGCATGTTCGCCATGACGACGCACGGCTCGTCGCCGTTCGCCGATGCGGCATTCCGTCCGGGCGACGTGTTCGTGTTCGGCGCCGAGTCGCGCGGCCTGGATCCGGCCCTGCGCGAGTCGTTCCCGCCGGCCCAGCGCATCCGCCTGCCGATGATGCCGGGCAACCGCAGCCTGAACCTGTCGAACACGGTGGCCGTCGTCGTCTACGAGGCGTGGCGCCAGAACGGCTACGCGGGCGGGGGTTGA
- a CDS encoding PAAR domain-containing protein, whose product MKGVIRLGDLTSHGGKVVVASATSSVNGLAVARQGDACVCPMPGHSICVIVEGDPSVLIGGIPVAFHGHKTSCGASLISSALTSGTP is encoded by the coding sequence ATGAAAGGTGTGATTCGATTGGGCGATCTGACCAGTCACGGTGGCAAGGTTGTCGTCGCGTCCGCCACCTCTTCGGTCAATGGTCTTGCCGTTGCACGGCAAGGTGACGCATGTGTCTGCCCCATGCCCGGGCATTCGATATGCGTGATCGTTGAGGGTGACCCGTCCGTGTTGATCGGCGGGATCCCGGTTGCCTTTCATGGCCATAAGACGTCATGCGGTGCAAGCCTTATCTCGTCCGCCTTAACGTCGGGAACACCGTAA